CCGTTCGGCGGGATCCCGCCGATGCAGGCGCTCGTGACCCGGGAGGAGCTTTCCCTGTTGCTGCAGGCAAGCCGGGGCGGCGGGTCGGACGTCGAGCCCCACGAGCGGGTGATGGTGCGGCGGGCGTTCCACTTCGGCGAGAAGAGGGTGGAGGACGTGTTCCGCCCCCTCGCGCAGGTGGTGGCGCTTCCCGAGAACGCCACCTGCCGGGACGCGGCGCTGCTGTCCGACCGGAGCGGATATTCGCGCTACCCCGTGTATCGCGAGCGGATCGACCAGGTGGTCGGGTACCTGCACGTGCTGGACGTCGTGGGGATCGATCCCGCCGCCCCCGTGACGCCTCTGTTGCGGAAGCCGCTCTTCGTCCCGGAGTTGATGCCGCTGGACGAGCTGCTGCGGGCGTTCCGGGACGCCCGGACCTCCTTCGCCGCGGTGGTGGACGAGTTCGGCGGCGTCACCGGGATCGTCACCGCGGAGGACGTGGTCGAGGAGGTGGTGGGGGAGATCGAGGATGAATACGACCGCCGCATGGAATACTATACGAAGGTTTCGGAGGCGGAATTTCTCGTGCCCGGGAGGATGGAGGTCGGGCGATTCGCGGAGGAGATCGGCGTTCGCCTTCCCGAAGGGAATTACGCGACCGTCGGCGGGTTCCTGACGAATCTTGCCGGCCGGATCCCTGCGGCCGGGGAAACGTACGAGGTCCCGGGGGCGATCCTGGCCGTCACTTCCGCGTCGGAACGGGCGGTTCTCGAGGTCCGTGTGCTTCGTGTGGTGGCGGGAGACGCCGGTGCCCACGGCGAGGACGAAAAACACGAAGGATGACGATGGGGAAGGAAGAACATTGACGAAGGATCGCCTGAAAAAGATGCTCGCCGACGTTGCCGCCGGCTCCTTGTCCGCGGAGGAGGCGTTCGAGCGACTGCGCGCCTTGCCGTACGAATCGGTGGCGGGGGCGCACGTCGACCACCATCGCGGGATCCGGCAAGGGGTCCCCGAAGTGATCTTCGGCGAGGGGAAGACGGCGGAGCAGATCGTGACGATCGCCCGGTCGATGCGGAAGGCCGGTTCGGGGGTTCTCGTCACGCGTCTGTCCGACGAAAAGATGCGGGCCCTCCGGAAACGGTTGCGGGGGTCGCAGGCCCACCCGAACGCTCGCTGCCTGGTCGTCCGGGACGGCGCCCCGAAGATTCTCGGGAAGGGAATCGTCCTCGTGGTGACGGCGGGCACCTCGGATATCCCGGTGGCGGAAGAGGCGGCCGTGACCGCCGAATTCCTGGGCAACCGCGTCGATCGCCTCTTCGATGTCGGGGTCGCGGGGATCCACCGGCTTCTGCTGCAGCAGGAACGGCTGCGCGGCGCGCGGGTGATCGTCGTGGCGGCGGGGATGGAAGGGGCGCTCGCCTCGGTGGTGGGAGGGTTGACGGACAAGCCTGTCATCGCGGTGCCCACCAGCGTCGGCTACGGGGCGGCCTTCGGCGGCGTGGCGGCGCTCCTGGGGATGCTCAACTCCTGCTCCCCCACGGTGGCCGTGGTCAACATCGACAACGGGTTCGGCGCGGGAGTCCTCGCGTCGGTGATCAACCGGCTGTGAGCGGCCTGCTGTACTTCGATTGTTTCTCCGGGATCGCGGGGGACATGACGACGGCGGCGCTGCTCTCCCTTTCCGGCGCTACGATGGCGTTGCGAAGGGCGCTCAAGGGGTTGCCTCTCTCCGGGTACCGCATCAAGGTGGAGCAGGGGAGTTCCGGCGGCGTGACGGGAACGCGGGTGGACGTGAACGTGTCGGGGAGGCAGGCGCACGGGCGGCATCTCCCGGACATCGTCGCGTTGCTGCGTGCCTCGTCCCTGCCGGGGGAAACCCGAATGCGGGCGATCTCCTGCTTCGAACGACTGGGAGAAGCGGAGGCGAAGGTGCACGGCATCCCGGTCGACAAGGTCCACTTCCACGAAGTCGGCGCGGTCGACGCGATCGTCGACATCGTGTCCGGCTGCTTCCTGTTCGAGCATCTCGGCGCCCCGAAGGCGTTCTGCTCCCCCCTCCCCGGAGGGTCCGGCGTGGCGTGGTCGGAGCATGGGAAGATCCCCGTTCCCGCCCCGGCGACGCTCGAGCTGCTGGGAGACGCGCCGTGGCGGTTCGGAGAAGGGGAAGGCGAGCTGGTGACGCCGACCGGGGCGGCGCTTCTGCGCGCGTTCGACGTCTCCTTCGGGCGGCCGCCCGGAATGACAGTGCGCGGCGTCGGGATCGGGCTGGGGCATCGGGAGATCCCGGGTCGCCCCAACCTGCTGCGCGTGGTCGCCGGGGACCCGGTGCCGGCAGCCCTCGGGCGGGACCGCGTTCTCGAGGTGGAGGCGAACATCGACGACATGAGCCCGCAGCGGTTCGAGCTCCTGATCGAGCGGGCGCTGGCCGCCGGCGCCCTGGACGTGGCGATCCTCCCGGCGACGATGAAGAAGAACCGGCCGGGCTGGGTGCTGCGCCTCCTGTGTCCCGAGGAACGGCTCGAGATCGTCTCCTCGGCGGTGTTTTCCGTTTCCACCGCGATCGGCCTGCGGTTCCACGCGTGCGACCGGATGAAGCTCGACCGCGTGGGGCGGACGCTCGAGACGCGGTACGGGCGCGTCAGGGTGAAGGAAGCGACGCTGCCGGACGGGTCGGTCCGCCCGGTGCCGGAGTACGACGACGTGAAGCGGATCGTTCGATCGGGGGTGGCCACGTTCGACGAGGTGGCGCTCGAGGTAGCGAAGACATGGCGAAGGTAAAGGTCGAGTTCGCCTGTACGGCGTGCGGGAC
This genomic interval from Candidatus Deferrimicrobium sp. contains the following:
- a CDS encoding transporter associated domain-containing protein, whose product is PFGGIPPMQALVTREELSLLLQASRGGGSDVEPHERVMVRRAFHFGEKRVEDVFRPLAQVVALPENATCRDAALLSDRSGYSRYPVYRERIDQVVGYLHVLDVVGIDPAAPVTPLLRKPLFVPELMPLDELLRAFRDARTSFAAVVDEFGGVTGIVTAEDVVEEVVGEIEDEYDRRMEYYTKVSEAEFLVPGRMEVGRFAEEIGVRLPEGNYATVGGFLTNLAGRIPAAGETYEVPGAILAVTSASERAVLEVRVLRVVAGDAGAHGEDEKHEG
- the larB gene encoding nickel pincer cofactor biosynthesis protein LarB, with product MTKDRLKKMLADVAAGSLSAEEAFERLRALPYESVAGAHVDHHRGIRQGVPEVIFGEGKTAEQIVTIARSMRKAGSGVLVTRLSDEKMRALRKRLRGSQAHPNARCLVVRDGAPKILGKGIVLVVTAGTSDIPVAEEAAVTAEFLGNRVDRLFDVGVAGIHRLLLQQERLRGARVIVVAAGMEGALASVVGGLTDKPVIAVPTSVGYGAAFGGVAALLGMLNSCSPTVAVVNIDNGFGAGVLASVINRL
- the larC gene encoding nickel pincer cofactor biosynthesis protein LarC; protein product: MSGLLYFDCFSGIAGDMTTAALLSLSGATMALRRALKGLPLSGYRIKVEQGSSGGVTGTRVDVNVSGRQAHGRHLPDIVALLRASSLPGETRMRAISCFERLGEAEAKVHGIPVDKVHFHEVGAVDAIVDIVSGCFLFEHLGAPKAFCSPLPGGSGVAWSEHGKIPVPAPATLELLGDAPWRFGEGEGELVTPTGAALLRAFDVSFGRPPGMTVRGVGIGLGHREIPGRPNLLRVVAGDPVPAALGRDRVLEVEANIDDMSPQRFELLIERALAAGALDVAILPATMKKNRPGWVLRLLCPEERLEIVSSAVFSVSTAIGLRFHACDRMKLDRVGRTLETRYGRVRVKEATLPDGSVRPVPEYDDVKRIVRSGVATFDEVALEVAKTWRR